Proteins encoded within one genomic window of Oryza glaberrima chromosome 12, OglaRS2, whole genome shotgun sequence:
- the LOC127757667 gene encoding uncharacterized protein LOC127757667 produces MAAVEANAATTHHEITTAAAVTAGERQQLNAGGEDDKNIGMIVTDDDDEDEDEDDELFELDIALIDHRDGEEYYTKRLVTSSGCVAVAAAAAANDDDDEEDGGDALLANCLLPVSSVSRAVPVTASSSFVVVSSYPVGRRYHGGGGCGDDDDDDASWRWRRFFFTSGGGGRTRIGRHNSNNSARFSFSRFQSLANFQRY; encoded by the coding sequence ATGGCAGCCGTAGAAGCAAACGCCGCAACGACCCACCATGAAAtcaccacggccgccgccgtcaccgccggaGAGCGGCAGCAGCtcaacgccggcggcgaggacgacaaGAATATTGGGATGATCGTGACTGACGACgatgacgaagacgaagacgaagacgacgagCTGTTCGAGCTCGACATCGCCCTCATCGACCACCGTGACGGCGAAGAGTACTACACCAAGCGCCTCGTGACGAGCAGCGGTtgcgtcgctgtcgccgccgccgccgccgccaacgacgacgacgacgaagaagacgGCGGTGACGCGCTCCTAGCCAACTGCCTGCTGCCGGTGAGCTCGGTCAGCAGGGCGGTGCCGGTGACGGCGAGCAGCagcttcgtcgtcgtctcgtcgtATCCCGTTGGCCGCCGCtaccacggcggcggtgggtgcggcgacgacgacgacgacgacgctagctggaggtggaggaggttcTTCTTCAcgtccggcggcggtggcaggacGCGTATTGGCCGCCACAACAGCAATAACTCGGCGAGGTTCTCCTTCTCAAGATTCCAAAGCTTGGCAAATTTTCAGCGATACTGA